A stretch of the Marivirga tractuosa DSM 4126 genome encodes the following:
- a CDS encoding 3-hydroxyanthranilate 3,4-dioxygenase, translating into MAIKKPFNLTKWVEENRDLLKPPVGNKNLYTEAGDYIVMIVAGPNARKDYHFNETEELFYQLEGNISVKIQEDGKAVTMDLGPGDMFLCPAKTPHSPIRKEGSIGLVVERIRKGTDMKDGLLWFCDNCNHKLHETYFPLVDIEKDFQPRFKEFYASEDLRTCNNCGHIMETDPRFV; encoded by the coding sequence ATGGCAATTAAAAAACCTTTTAACTTAACAAAGTGGGTGGAGGAAAACAGAGATTTGTTAAAACCACCAGTAGGGAATAAGAACTTATATACTGAAGCGGGTGATTATATCGTAATGATTGTTGCTGGCCCAAATGCCCGTAAAGATTATCACTTCAATGAAACTGAAGAGCTTTTTTATCAATTAGAAGGAAATATTTCCGTAAAAATTCAGGAAGATGGCAAAGCAGTTACCATGGATTTAGGTCCTGGCGATATGTTTTTGTGCCCTGCTAAAACACCTCACAGTCCTATCCGAAAAGAAGGTTCAATAGGGCTGGTTGTAGAAAGAATCCGAAAGGGAACTGACATGAAAGACGGTCTGCTGTGGTTTTGCGATAACTGTAATCATAAATTGCATGAGACTTATTTTCCTTTAGTGGATATAGAGAAAGATTTTCAACCTCGATTCAAAGAGTTTTACGCTTCTGAGGATTTGCGCACCTGCAATAATTGTGGACATATAATGGAAACTGATCCAAGATTTGTGTAA
- a CDS encoding sodium-dependent transporter, with amino-acid sequence MAEKVEEFSSRWSIILASLGMAIGAGNLWRFPRIAGEYGGTFIILWMLFLLVWSIPLLMAELALGKHYQKGTLGSLGNLAGKKFNWMGVFITIVTLGIAFYYSVVTGWSLRYFILNTESLIGYLFGSGELNTKIGETDFMNTFWSGLSNSSWVAVVCYMVTILAAIWVLSKGIKNGLEKVNKLLIPTLFILLMVVSAFALNMEGGYQGLEYLFTIDPEGFSNPTIWIEAITDSAWSTGAGWGLMITIGSFSNKREDVTLNTFLGAFGNNTAALLAAMAILPAVFAMSATPEGAMDYLHSGSQALTFTVIPQLFAQMPGGPILSFIFFGAFLMAAFSSLLPMMQLLIKNLTDYTLTRKQAAFVAGACCFIIGFPSAYSLDVFKNQDWVWGLGLLVSGIFIAFLIIRYGPTKYKKDFIDESSDFTVANWYFKIMVYAIFLFGLFLVYWWMSQGYSDYPWFDAEGNWNVMDVYSNASIVTQWGIALVIAIVFNGWFYKKFVRK; translated from the coding sequence ATGGCGGAAAAAGTTGAAGAGTTTAGTAGTAGGTGGAGTATAATACTAGCTTCATTAGGAATGGCAATTGGTGCCGGAAACCTATGGCGTTTCCCAAGAATTGCTGGGGAATATGGAGGTACTTTTATTATACTCTGGATGTTATTTCTTTTAGTATGGTCCATTCCTTTATTAATGGCTGAATTGGCTTTGGGTAAACATTACCAGAAAGGGACTTTAGGTTCTTTGGGTAATTTAGCGGGAAAGAAATTCAATTGGATGGGAGTTTTTATCACCATTGTAACGCTGGGAATTGCCTTTTACTATTCAGTAGTTACGGGATGGTCACTCCGATATTTTATCCTCAATACAGAAAGTTTGATTGGCTATCTTTTTGGTTCTGGTGAATTGAACACAAAAATTGGTGAAACTGACTTTATGAATACATTCTGGTCAGGCCTATCCAACTCCAGTTGGGTAGCAGTTGTTTGTTATATGGTCACCATTTTGGCTGCTATTTGGGTATTAAGTAAAGGAATTAAGAATGGATTGGAAAAGGTAAATAAGCTATTGATCCCAACTTTATTCATCCTATTGATGGTAGTTTCTGCTTTTGCCTTAAATATGGAAGGAGGTTATCAAGGATTAGAGTATCTTTTCACCATTGATCCTGAAGGTTTTTCGAATCCTACTATTTGGATTGAAGCCATAACGGATTCCGCCTGGAGCACTGGTGCAGGTTGGGGATTAATGATTACCATTGGTTCTTTCTCTAATAAACGAGAAGATGTTACACTGAATACTTTTTTAGGTGCTTTTGGAAATAATACTGCAGCTCTTTTAGCCGCTATGGCAATTTTGCCAGCAGTATTTGCTATGTCAGCTACTCCTGAAGGCGCTATGGATTATCTCCATTCAGGTAGCCAAGCGTTGACCTTTACGGTGATCCCACAGTTGTTTGCGCAAATGCCAGGAGGGCCGATTTTATCCTTCATTTTCTTTGGGGCTTTTCTAATGGCGGCCTTTAGTTCATTACTGCCTATGATGCAATTACTGATCAAAAACTTAACAGATTATACGCTAACTAGAAAGCAGGCTGCTTTTGTGGCTGGTGCATGTTGTTTCATTATTGGTTTTCCATCAGCCTATTCCTTAGATGTATTTAAAAACCAAGACTGGGTTTGGGGATTAGGATTACTGGTAAGTGGTATTTTTATTGCTTTCTTAATTATCAGATATGGGCCAACTAAATATAAAAAGGATTTTATTGATGAAAGCTCCGATTTCACTGTGGCTAATTGGTATTTCAAAATTATGGTCTATGCCATTTTCCTGTTCGGACTTTTCCTTGTGTATTGGTGGATGAGTCAAGGCTATAGTGATTATCCTTGGTTTGATGCAGAAGGGAACTGGAATGTGATGGACGTTTACAGTAATGCCAGTATCGTAACCCAATGGGGAATTGCATTAGTAATTGCAATAGTATTTAATGGATGGTTTTACAAAAAATTTGTTAGAAAATGA
- a CDS encoding DUF1543 domain-containing protein codes for MNSLKLYAVVLGGSAEKSNTELHDVVFTVGTTIEDCYFQLLEKWFGLPEKMHIDSYMELNVVDGYEISLQKEKSLEKDKKLFFINLGAYKKGDFMEHHANTFLVGRLATEIKKRAKEKLLKGYDEVHKDDLYEVDDMIAIEELDGYHVHLRPTDKHENLKPINGYHVLPKKVVKEFLELKK; via the coding sequence ATGAACTCATTAAAATTGTATGCAGTCGTCTTGGGCGGCTCAGCAGAAAAATCTAATACTGAACTGCATGATGTGGTGTTTACTGTTGGCACCACTATAGAGGATTGCTATTTTCAATTACTCGAAAAATGGTTTGGGCTGCCTGAGAAGATGCATATCGATTCATATATGGAATTGAATGTCGTAGATGGATATGAAATTAGCTTGCAAAAGGAAAAAAGCCTTGAAAAGGACAAAAAATTATTTTTCATAAATCTGGGTGCATACAAGAAGGGTGATTTCATGGAGCATCATGCCAATACCTTTCTGGTGGGCAGGTTAGCTACTGAAATAAAGAAAAGAGCCAAAGAAAAATTATTGAAGGGATATGATGAAGTTCATAAAGATGATCTATATGAAGTTGATGATATGATTGCTATTGAAGAATTGGATGGATATCATGTTCATCTCAGACCGACAGATAAGCATGAAAACTTAAAGCCAATTAACGGCTATCACGTACTACCTAAAAAAGTGGTCAAAGAATTTTTGGAGCTGAAAAAATAA
- a CDS encoding aldehyde dehydrogenase: MEMIANYINGELKPPHSSDYLDDVNPATAEIFAKIPLSDEEDLQDAITSAEKAFKEWSGLSAKERADYLMKIAELIQENLEELAMAESMDTGKPIQLAKTVDIPRAASNMEFFAHAITQFSSESHAGKDSINYSLRKPLGVVACISPWNLPLYLFTWKIAPALASGNCVIAKPSEITPYTAYLFSKICVEAGLPKGVLNILHGTGPEIGNAIVQNKKIKAVSFTGGTATGRKIAEISAPMFRKVSLELGGKNPALVFADCDLDKTVEGLVRASFTNQGEICLCASRIYIEDSIYEDFKARFIDKVKALKVGDPLIQSNNMGALVSSQHLEKVKNYIALAKEEGGQLLCGDEAFELEGNNKQGYFLRPHVFENLPIQCRTNQEEIFGPVVSLSRFEGEEEALVLANESEYGLASTIWTTDLSRAHRIGAQIETGIVWVNCWMNRDLRTPFGGMKNSGLGREGGLEALRFFTEPKNICIQF; this comes from the coding sequence ATGGAAATGATAGCCAATTATATCAATGGAGAATTAAAACCTCCTCATTCGTCTGATTATTTAGATGATGTAAATCCTGCAACAGCAGAAATATTTGCCAAAATCCCACTGTCAGATGAAGAAGATTTACAAGATGCAATAACTTCAGCAGAAAAAGCATTTAAAGAATGGAGTGGATTATCAGCTAAAGAAAGAGCCGACTATTTGATGAAAATAGCTGAACTTATCCAGGAGAATTTAGAAGAACTGGCAATGGCTGAAAGCATGGATACGGGCAAGCCTATTCAGTTGGCAAAAACGGTCGATATACCTAGAGCAGCTTCTAATATGGAGTTCTTTGCCCATGCAATTACTCAATTTAGCAGTGAATCACACGCAGGAAAAGATTCCATTAATTACAGTTTAAGAAAGCCTCTTGGTGTGGTGGCCTGTATTTCACCATGGAATTTACCGCTTTATCTATTTACTTGGAAAATAGCTCCAGCATTAGCATCTGGAAACTGTGTAATAGCCAAACCATCTGAAATCACTCCCTATACTGCCTATTTGTTCAGTAAAATATGCGTAGAAGCTGGTTTACCAAAAGGAGTTTTAAATATTTTGCACGGAACTGGCCCAGAAATAGGAAATGCCATCGTCCAAAACAAGAAAATTAAAGCCGTTTCCTTTACGGGCGGAACAGCAACAGGAAGAAAAATTGCTGAGATTTCAGCGCCTATGTTTCGAAAGGTTTCTCTAGAATTAGGCGGTAAAAATCCAGCATTAGTATTTGCCGACTGTGACCTAGACAAAACAGTAGAAGGCTTAGTTCGAGCCTCATTTACTAATCAGGGTGAAATCTGTTTGTGTGCATCTAGAATTTATATTGAAGATTCAATTTACGAGGACTTTAAAGCTAGATTCATTGACAAAGTAAAAGCTTTAAAAGTAGGGGATCCATTAATCCAATCAAATAATATGGGAGCTTTAGTATCCTCTCAGCATTTAGAAAAAGTAAAAAACTATATAGCTTTAGCTAAAGAAGAGGGCGGGCAATTGCTATGTGGAGATGAAGCTTTTGAATTAGAAGGAAATAATAAGCAGGGGTATTTTCTAAGACCACATGTTTTTGAAAATTTACCAATCCAGTGTAGAACTAACCAAGAAGAAATATTTGGCCCAGTAGTCAGTCTAAGTAGATTTGAGGGTGAGGAAGAAGCTCTTGTCCTTGCTAATGAGAGCGAGTATGGTTTAGCATCTACCATCTGGACTACCGACTTATCGAGAGCACATCGAATAGGAGCTCAAATTGAAACAGGCATTGTTTGGGTCAACTGCTGGATGAATAGAGACTTAAGAACTCCATTTGGCGGTATGAAAAACAGTGGTTTAGGCAGAGAGGGCGGACTTGAAGCCTTGCGGTTTTTTACTGAGCCTAAGAACATCTGTATTCAGTTTTAA
- a CDS encoding FAD-binding oxidoreductase: MAYTIKITNVLSLTHNVKQITTEKPKNYQFTPGQATEVAINKKGWKEEKRPFTFTSLPEDKHLEFVIKTYHDHEGVTHEIDSLQEGDELIIDDAWGAIEYKGTGTFIAGGAGVTPFIAIFRNLEKKGEIGENKLIFSNKRGDDVILESYFNDVLGDNFISTLTHQNIEGHENKLVDMDFLKKHLEDFTQHFYVCGPDAMVKDISKHLEMLGASPEAITFEK, encoded by the coding sequence ATGGCATATACAATAAAAATTACCAATGTGCTTTCCCTAACGCACAATGTTAAGCAGATTACAACCGAAAAACCAAAAAATTACCAATTCACTCCAGGCCAAGCCACAGAAGTAGCCATCAACAAAAAAGGATGGAAAGAAGAAAAAAGACCTTTCACTTTCACCTCTCTTCCAGAAGATAAACATTTAGAATTTGTTATTAAAACCTACCATGACCATGAAGGTGTTACTCATGAAATTGACAGCCTTCAGGAAGGAGATGAATTGATCATTGATGATGCCTGGGGAGCTATTGAATATAAAGGAACTGGAACCTTCATTGCTGGTGGTGCTGGTGTAACTCCTTTTATAGCAATATTCAGAAATTTGGAGAAGAAAGGTGAAATCGGTGAAAATAAGTTGATTTTTTCCAATAAAAGAGGGGACGATGTTATTTTGGAATCTTATTTTAATGATGTTTTAGGTGATAATTTCATTTCTACCCTTACACATCAAAATATTGAAGGGCATGAAAATAAGTTGGTAGACATGGATTTCCTGAAAAAGCATTTAGAAGATTTTACGCAGCATTTTTATGTGTGTGGTCCTGATGCAATGGTGAAAGACATCAGCAAGCACTTAGAAATGTTAGGAGCGAGTCCTGAAGCAATAACTTTTGAAAAATAA
- a CDS encoding amidohydrolase family protein: protein MEKVADIATKRPLKVDIHTHILPKNWPDLRERYGYGGFIRLEHHKPCCARMMMDDKFFREVEDNCWDPKTRMHQCDHHNVDVQVLSTVPVMFSYWAKPADALDLSMMLNDHIAGIVDKYPDRFIGLGTLPMQAPDLAIKELERCVNQLGLAGVQIGSHINDWNLEAPEVFAVFEAAQDLGASIFVHPWDMMGKDQMPKYWLPWLVGMPAETSRAICSMIFGGVFEKLPDLKVAFAHGGGSFPATIGRIGHGFDVRPDLCAIDNPHHPSKYLKKFYVDSLVHDPSTLEYLIKTMGEDFIALGTDYPFPLGELEPGKIIETSNFTNELKSKLLGQNALKWLGLHQEEYAGH, encoded by the coding sequence ATGGAAAAAGTAGCAGACATAGCAACAAAAAGACCATTAAAGGTTGATATACATACGCATATTTTGCCAAAAAACTGGCCAGATCTGCGTGAGCGATATGGTTATGGTGGCTTCATTCGTTTGGAGCATCATAAACCTTGTTGTGCACGCATGATGATGGATGACAAGTTTTTCAGGGAAGTAGAAGATAATTGTTGGGACCCTAAAACACGAATGCACCAATGTGATCATCATAATGTAGATGTACAGGTTCTTTCTACAGTTCCTGTGATGTTTAGCTATTGGGCAAAGCCAGCAGATGCACTAGATTTATCCATGATGCTGAATGATCATATTGCTGGAATTGTTGATAAATATCCTGATAGATTTATTGGTTTGGGAACTCTTCCTATGCAAGCCCCTGATTTGGCCATTAAGGAATTGGAGCGATGCGTTAATCAATTAGGTTTGGCCGGGGTTCAAATCGGATCACATATTAACGACTGGAATTTAGAAGCCCCAGAGGTTTTTGCAGTTTTTGAAGCAGCTCAAGATTTAGGAGCTTCTATTTTTGTTCATCCTTGGGATATGATGGGAAAAGACCAAATGCCCAAATATTGGTTGCCTTGGTTGGTGGGCATGCCTGCAGAAACCTCAAGAGCAATTTGTTCTATGATTTTCGGTGGCGTTTTTGAAAAACTTCCTGACTTGAAAGTGGCTTTTGCACATGGAGGAGGTTCTTTTCCTGCAACTATCGGTAGAATAGGGCACGGCTTTGATGTGCGCCCAGATTTATGTGCCATTGATAATCCTCATCATCCTAGTAAATATTTAAAGAAGTTTTATGTGGATTCTTTAGTTCATGATCCTTCCACTTTAGAATATTTGATTAAAACCATGGGAGAGGATTTTATTGCTTTGGGAACCGATTATCCATTTCCATTGGGTGAACTAGAGCCTGGGAAGATCATTGAGACAAGTAATTTCACAAATGAGCTAAAATCAAAACTTCTGGGTCAAAATGCTTTAAAATGGTTGGGCTTACACCAAGAAGAATATGCAGGGCATTGA
- a CDS encoding FAD-dependent oxidoreductase: MKKEIKHIGVLGAGLVGALLSIYLRKRGYKVSLYEKRDDMRKSSADSGRSINLALSRRGIKALEDIGVIEEVEKIMLPMEGRMMHSQDGELTFQAYGKEGQYINSVSRGNLNKILLEKAEAAGVEIKFEHTCKSVDLEGTSVTFKTPDAEKTMQFDLLFGSDGAYSKMRQAMVKKDRFNYEQYYIPHGYKELSIPPNEDGDFAIAPNALHIWPRGQYMLIALPNLDKSFTCTLFFPFEGQPSFESLQTPQQVLNFFKNTFPDSLPHLKNIQEEYFENPTSSLVTVKCEPWVKNNCVLIGDAAHAIVPFYGQGMNAGFEDCYELNLLLNRHADDWEMTLDEYQELRKKDGDAIADLALHNFVEMRDLVADDKFLVQKKIEAKLHEKFPKKWMPLYSMVTFSDLRYSEAFEIGKKQQSIMDDVMQRPAILENWESIDLEEIVRKLEE, from the coding sequence TTGAAGAAAGAAATTAAACATATCGGAGTTTTGGGTGCAGGTTTAGTAGGTGCACTCTTGAGTATTTACTTAAGGAAAAGGGGGTATAAAGTAAGTCTCTATGAAAAACGGGACGATATGCGAAAGTCTTCTGCAGATTCTGGCCGCTCGATTAATTTGGCTTTAAGTCGAAGAGGAATTAAGGCTTTGGAAGATATAGGTGTAATTGAAGAGGTTGAAAAAATCATGCTTCCGATGGAAGGAAGGATGATGCATAGCCAAGATGGTGAGCTGACTTTTCAAGCATACGGTAAGGAAGGGCAATATATTAATTCTGTTTCGAGAGGAAATTTGAATAAGATTTTATTGGAAAAAGCAGAAGCAGCAGGAGTTGAAATCAAATTCGAGCATACTTGTAAATCTGTTGATTTGGAAGGAACTAGTGTGACTTTTAAAACTCCTGATGCAGAAAAAACCATGCAATTTGATCTACTTTTTGGATCTGATGGGGCATATTCCAAAATGCGTCAAGCTATGGTGAAAAAAGATAGATTCAATTACGAGCAATATTATATCCCCCATGGTTATAAAGAACTTTCTATTCCGCCCAATGAAGATGGTGATTTTGCAATTGCTCCCAATGCTTTGCACATATGGCCAAGAGGGCAATATATGTTGATTGCTTTGCCTAATTTAGATAAAAGCTTTACCTGTACTTTGTTTTTTCCATTTGAAGGTCAACCGTCTTTTGAAAGTTTGCAAACTCCTCAGCAAGTCTTGAATTTTTTCAAAAATACCTTTCCTGATAGTTTACCCCATTTAAAAAATATTCAAGAGGAATATTTCGAAAATCCAACTTCCTCACTAGTTACTGTTAAATGCGAACCTTGGGTCAAAAATAATTGTGTCCTTATTGGTGATGCCGCGCATGCTATAGTGCCTTTTTACGGGCAGGGAATGAACGCAGGTTTTGAGGATTGCTATGAGCTCAATTTGTTGTTGAATAGGCATGCGGATGACTGGGAGATGACCTTGGATGAATATCAAGAACTGCGTAAAAAGGATGGAGATGCCATAGCAGATTTAGCATTACATAATTTTGTAGAGATGCGAGACTTAGTGGCAGATGATAAATTCTTAGTTCAAAAGAAAATTGAAGCCAAACTACATGAAAAGTTTCCGAAGAAATGGATGCCACTTTATTCTATGGTGACTTTCAGTGATTTGCGTTATTCCGAGGCTTTTGAAATAGGGAAAAAACAACAAAGCATAATGGATGATGTAATGCAAAGACCAGCTATTTTGGAAAATTGGGAAAGTATTGATTTAGAAGAGATTGTCCGAAAATTAGAAGAATAG
- a CDS encoding SDR family oxidoreductase translates to MDLNLLGKRIMVGGSTAGIGKAIAHAFAKEGANVTLIARDKAKLEATQNELANNNQNHHILVADYCHPESLRELALEYCAKHQVDILINNTGGPSPGQAHEALGKDYIIAFQQHLICNQYLAQAVIPQMKKEEYGRIINIISTSVRQPIPNLGISNTVRGAVASWSKTISNELGPFGITVNNVLPGATMTGRLEGLIQSKSKSSGKSLDEVSKDMQSKIPAGRFAEPHEVADAVLFLASEKASYINGVNLPVDGGRLDCI, encoded by the coding sequence ATGGATTTAAATTTATTGGGAAAAAGAATAATGGTTGGTGGAAGCACAGCAGGAATTGGAAAAGCCATTGCGCATGCTTTTGCTAAAGAAGGTGCAAACGTAACCCTTATCGCTAGGGATAAAGCTAAATTAGAAGCCACTCAGAATGAATTAGCAAACAATAATCAAAATCATCATATTTTAGTTGCTGATTACTGCCACCCAGAATCTTTGCGTGAACTAGCATTAGAATATTGCGCTAAACATCAAGTTGATATATTAATCAATAACACTGGAGGACCGAGCCCTGGGCAAGCGCATGAGGCATTGGGTAAAGATTATATCATTGCATTTCAGCAACATCTGATTTGTAATCAATATTTAGCACAAGCCGTAATCCCGCAAATGAAAAAGGAAGAATATGGGAGAATAATTAATATAATCTCTACTTCCGTTCGTCAGCCCATTCCTAATTTAGGCATTTCCAATACGGTTAGAGGAGCAGTCGCAAGTTGGTCCAAAACCATTTCCAATGAATTGGGGCCTTTTGGCATTACAGTAAATAACGTTTTACCAGGTGCTACAATGACCGGCAGACTGGAAGGATTAATTCAAAGCAAAAGCAAATCAAGTGGCAAAAGTTTAGATGAAGTTAGCAAAGATATGCAATCCAAAATTCCTGCTGGTAGATTTGCAGAACCTCATGAAGTAGCGGATGCCGTACTGTTTTTAGCTTCAGAAAAGGCATCTTATATAAATGGAGTTAATTTACCTGTGGATGGAGGGCGATTAGACTGCATTTGA
- the kynU gene encoding kynureninase, giving the protein MAENYQNTLEYAQKMDQEDPLKKYRNEFHIPIIDGQQVIYYTGNSLGLQPKRTRSFIEKEMKDWELFGVEGHFNKKKENIWYKYHEYGKDAIAEIVGAKPIEVVPMNNLTVNLHLLLVSFYRPTAKKFKIIVEKGAFPSDQYVFESQLNFHAFHGGQKLFDPQEALVEIAPREGEDTLRTEDIIATIEEHQNELCLVMMGGLQYYTGQFFDLKKITKAAHKVGAYAGFDLAHAAGNIELKLHDWDVDFASWCTYKYLNSGPGNVSGVYVHERFANDKSLPRFAGWWGHDEKERFKMEKGFIPMEGADGWQLSNTNVLGHAAHYASLEIFKEVGMKALRKKSVLLTGYLEFLINEFNKQEKIFEILTPKEPENRGCQLSLYLLKYGKPLFDELMKRGVLGDWREPDVIRLAPVPLYNTFEEQYLFIEKLREAVEALK; this is encoded by the coding sequence ATGGCAGAAAATTATCAGAATACGCTTGAGTATGCGCAGAAAATGGATCAAGAGGATCCTTTAAAGAAATATAGAAATGAATTTCATATTCCAATTATTGATGGGCAGCAAGTAATTTATTATACAGGTAATTCTTTAGGACTTCAACCCAAAAGAACTCGCTCTTTTATAGAAAAGGAAATGAAAGATTGGGAGCTTTTTGGAGTAGAAGGACATTTCAATAAGAAAAAGGAAAACATCTGGTATAAATATCATGAATATGGAAAAGATGCCATAGCAGAAATAGTGGGTGCAAAGCCTATTGAAGTGGTGCCAATGAATAATTTAACAGTCAATCTTCATCTTCTATTAGTTTCTTTTTATCGGCCTACAGCTAAAAAATTCAAGATTATAGTTGAAAAAGGCGCTTTTCCATCCGATCAATATGTGTTCGAATCTCAATTAAACTTCCATGCATTTCATGGTGGGCAAAAATTATTTGATCCTCAAGAAGCTTTAGTGGAAATTGCTCCTAGAGAAGGAGAGGATACCTTAAGAACTGAAGATATAATTGCCACTATTGAAGAGCACCAAAATGAACTATGCCTTGTGATGATGGGTGGTTTGCAGTATTATACCGGCCAATTTTTCGATTTGAAAAAGATTACAAAAGCAGCGCATAAGGTAGGAGCTTATGCTGGGTTTGACTTGGCACATGCTGCTGGAAATATCGAATTAAAACTCCATGATTGGGATGTGGATTTTGCTTCTTGGTGTACCTATAAGTATTTAAACTCTGGACCGGGAAATGTCTCAGGAGTTTACGTTCATGAACGTTTTGCAAATGATAAAAGTCTTCCTCGGTTTGCAGGTTGGTGGGGACATGATGAAAAAGAGCGCTTCAAAATGGAAAAAGGCTTTATCCCAATGGAGGGAGCTGATGGCTGGCAGTTGAGTAATACCAATGTACTAGGACATGCAGCCCATTACGCATCTTTAGAGATTTTTAAAGAAGTGGGCATGAAAGCACTAAGAAAGAAAAGTGTATTGTTGACGGGCTATCTTGAGTTTTTAATCAATGAATTCAATAAGCAAGAGAAGATATTTGAAATTCTTACACCAAAAGAGCCAGAAAACAGAGGTTGCCAATTATCCTTATATTTATTGAAATATGGGAAGCCATTATTCGATGAATTAATGAAAAGAGGTGTATTGGGAGATTGGCGTGAACCTGATGTGATTCGTTTAGCGCCAGTTCCATTATACAATACTTTTGAAGAGCAATATCTATTTATAGAAAAGCTTAGAGAAGCAGTAGAAGCCTTAAAATAA
- a CDS encoding methylated-DNA--[protein]-cysteine S-methyltransferase, whose product MQGIEQEFFIDTKIGKLLIGVSQNKISKISFNQPNNSLKGIKPKVVTTLENQLLEYFNGHRKTFQIEYSLTGTEFQKEVWQKLLDIPFGRTISYGKLAAQLGDVKKIRAVANAVGKNPIPIVIPCHRVVGMHGNLTGYIGGLANKKFLIELESNRQLGLF is encoded by the coding sequence ATGCAGGGCATTGAACAAGAATTTTTCATTGATACTAAAATTGGGAAGCTTTTAATTGGAGTTTCTCAAAATAAAATTTCCAAAATTTCTTTTAATCAACCAAACAATAGCCTTAAAGGAATAAAACCTAAAGTAGTCACTACTTTAGAAAACCAATTATTAGAATATTTCAACGGACACAGGAAAACGTTTCAGATTGAATATTCTTTAACAGGAACAGAATTCCAGAAAGAAGTTTGGCAAAAATTGCTCGATATTCCCTTCGGAAGAACGATAAGCTATGGTAAATTAGCAGCTCAATTGGGAGATGTTAAAAAAATTAGAGCAGTTGCTAATGCAGTAGGTAAAAATCCAATTCCCATTGTAATTCCTTGTCACAGAGTGGTGGGGATGCATGGGAATTTAACCGGGTATATTGGTGGATTAGCAAACAAGAAGTTTTTAATAGAATTGGAATCAAACAGGCAACTAGGCTTATTTTAA
- the tpx gene encoding thiol peroxidase, translated as MAEITLGGNPSNTVGNLPSKGQNAPDFKLVKTDMSEVSLSDFKGKNVILNIFPSVDTGVCATSVRKFNEEAAALDNTVVLCISKDLPFAQARFCGAEGIENAIPVSNFRNDSFGQDYGVEILDGGFKGLNARAVVVVNPEGEVIYNQLVPEIGNEPDYEKALEVVK; from the coding sequence ATGGCAGAAATAACATTAGGCGGAAATCCGTCAAACACAGTAGGAAACTTACCTTCAAAAGGCCAAAACGCCCCTGATTTCAAACTGGTAAAAACAGATATGTCCGAAGTTTCACTTTCAGATTTTAAAGGAAAAAACGTGATTTTAAATATTTTCCCAAGTGTTGATACTGGTGTTTGCGCTACGTCTGTAAGAAAATTTAATGAAGAAGCAGCTGCATTAGATAATACAGTTGTTTTATGTATTTCAAAAGATTTACCTTTTGCGCAAGCTAGATTTTGCGGAGCCGAAGGAATAGAAAATGCTATTCCAGTCTCAAATTTCAGAAATGATAGCTTTGGGCAAGATTACGGAGTTGAAATCCTAGATGGAGGATTCAAAGGTCTAAATGCTAGAGCCGTGGTAGTAGTCAATCCAGAAGGAGAAGTGATCTATAATCAATTGGTTCCTGAGATCGGAAATGAGCCTGATTATGAGAAAGCATTGGAGGTTGTTAAGTGA